The following are encoded in a window of Helicobacter sp. MIT 05-5293 genomic DNA:
- the coaBC gene encoding bifunctional phosphopantothenoylcysteine decarboxylase/phosphopantothenate--cysteine ligase CoaBC yields MQTLFKHKKILILTSASIALYKILDLISTLRKYDAHIKVVMSPESEAFIAPLSFEALSQNIVLTQESQSWTAEGANHISYAKWADVVLIAPATANTIAKIVAGIADNVMLSTLLATNAPKILAPAMNTQMLRAPQTQENIHKLQAMGYRIVDSRVSKLACGDEGEGAIADVNQIIFALASSLSCDSFWTEKRVIITGGGSIENIDEVRYISNHSSGKQASFLALALYLRGAKVSLIASSFPVILPLGIKQIPAQSVQDFSCAIQTEINQNLADCIDSKPIIFMAAALADFIPMQSFQGKLKKEQVGKHLEITCEQSQDILLGLDSSCVCKIGFKAELDAPNALQSAKAMLTQKQCEMVCLNVISPTCPFGGDSNRMTLIAKDEVFEVGECSKFDTALAIADFYKKIASR; encoded by the coding sequence ATGCAAACGCTTTTTAAACACAAAAAAATCCTTATCCTTACCAGTGCTTCTATTGCTCTTTATAAGATTCTTGACCTTATCAGCACATTGAGAAAATATGACGCTCATATAAAAGTCGTGATGAGCCCAGAAAGCGAAGCTTTTATCGCACCTCTTAGCTTTGAAGCACTTAGTCAAAATATCGTTCTTACGCAAGAGAGTCAATCATGGACAGCAGAGGGTGCAAACCATATTTCTTATGCCAAATGGGCAGATGTCGTATTGATCGCTCCAGCGACAGCAAATACAATTGCCAAAATTGTTGCAGGTATTGCCGATAATGTGATGCTCTCAACCCTGCTTGCGACTAATGCACCAAAGATTCTCGCTCCTGCGATGAATACGCAAATGCTCCGCGCCCCTCAAACACAAGAAAATATCCATAAATTACAAGCAATGGGCTATCGCATTGTAGATTCTCGTGTGAGTAAGCTTGCTTGCGGCGATGAAGGGGAGGGTGCAATAGCCGATGTGAATCAAATCATTTTTGCCCTTGCTTCAAGCTTGAGTTGTGATTCATTTTGGACAGAAAAAAGAGTGATTATCACCGGTGGAGGTTCGATTGAAAATATTGATGAGGTGCGCTATATTTCCAATCATTCTAGCGGCAAACAAGCGAGTTTTCTCGCACTCGCACTTTATTTGCGTGGAGCAAAAGTGAGTTTGATTGCAAGCTCTTTTCCTGTCATTTTACCTCTAGGAATAAAGCAGATTCCTGCCCAAAGTGTGCAAGATTTTTCTTGTGCAATTCAAACAGAGATTAATCAGAATCTTGCAGATTGTATTGATTCTAAACCTATCATCTTTATGGCGGCGGCTCTTGCTGACTTTATCCCTATGCAGTCTTTTCAAGGAAAACTCAAAAAAGAACAAGTCGGCAAGCACCTTGAAATCACTTGCGAGCAATCTCAAGATATTCTTTTGGGTTTAGATTCTTCGTGCGTTTGCAAGATTGGCTTTAAAGCCGAGCTTGATGCACCTAATGCTTTGCAGTCGGCAAAAGCAATGCTTACACAAAAACAATGCGAAATGGTGTGTTTGAATGTGATTAGCCCTACTTGTCCTTTTGGGGGAGATTCTAATCGTATGACGCTTATTGCCAAAGATGAGGTGTTTGAAGTAGGGGAATGCTCTAAATTTGACACAGCCCTAGCCATAGCTGATTTTTACAAAAAGATAGCAAGCCGATGA
- a CDS encoding ferritin codes for MIEKDIVKMLNEQIAKEMYAANLYLSMSSWCYENSYDGAGLFLFQHADEESSHAKRLITYLNETDSKVSIAQIPAPESSFNGLLDVFEKTYAHEQKITQSINELVDFTLQKKDYATFNFLQWYVSEQHEEEALFRGIVDKIKLIGSSGDGPYLADRFIKDLTSK; via the coding sequence ATGATAGAAAAAGATATTGTTAAAATGCTCAACGAGCAAATTGCAAAAGAAATGTATGCGGCTAATCTCTATTTGAGTATGAGTTCTTGGTGTTATGAAAATAGCTATGATGGTGCGGGTTTGTTTTTGTTCCAACACGCCGATGAAGAAAGTAGCCATGCTAAGCGTTTGATTACTTATCTTAACGAAACAGATTCTAAAGTCAGTATCGCACAAATCCCTGCTCCAGAATCAAGCTTTAATGGGCTTTTAGATGTGTTTGAAAAAACTTATGCGCATGAGCAAAAAATCACACAATCTATCAATGAGCTTGTAGATTTTACATTGCAAAAGAAAGATTATGCTACATTTAATTTCTTGCAATGGTATGTGAGTGAGCAACACGAGGAAGAAGCATTGTTCCGTGGGATTGTCGATAAAATCAAACTCATTGGTTCAAGTGGTGATGGACCTTACTTGGCTGATCGATTTATTAAAGACCTTACCTCAAAATAA